In the Duncaniella freteri genome, one interval contains:
- a CDS encoding PcfJ domain-containing protein — MKPRNKKQEQILAMSGQLRPLTTAQKQWALTHTIDNYALKFKKGKAVCLICGHEWEAEEGMCRCPHCGAKVEVKATTQRVVRERSYFNIITAVKGFQVIRMFLMIVEFRKGMKANPGFVEIGSYWIDKHGHTTVVGLQRTLGHYIDSFAFGSPLEIRHDNDAFWHIANQWVYPRIKVTDTIKRNGYTTYAYGAHPVTMFQQLLTNPKAETLMKAGEGGLFRYLCHHPKEVDKYWDTIKVARRAGYKIDDPQMWFDYIKMLDRMGRDLHSPTLVAPKDLKAVHDEYVAKAERQRIKEQREKDRKRAEEDEAKFEELKGRYTGLVMTDGEIVVHTLNSVAEYYDEGSRQHICVGSSSYYLKENTLVFTAKIKDKTIATIEISLKDYSIIQCRAFANKVCQYQDRIAQIISDNIKMIAERKRA, encoded by the coding sequence ATGAAACCGAGAAACAAGAAGCAAGAGCAGATATTGGCAATGAGTGGGCAGCTTCGCCCACTCACCACCGCCCAAAAGCAGTGGGCACTGACCCATACAATCGACAACTATGCCCTTAAATTCAAGAAAGGGAAAGCCGTATGTCTGATATGTGGTCACGAATGGGAAGCCGAGGAAGGAATGTGTCGTTGTCCACATTGTGGCGCAAAGGTTGAGGTCAAGGCTACCACTCAGCGAGTTGTAAGGGAGAGGTCATACTTCAACATCATCACCGCAGTCAAGGGTTTTCAAGTAATCCGAATGTTTCTGATGATTGTGGAGTTCCGCAAGGGTATGAAGGCAAATCCCGGCTTTGTTGAAATCGGCTCCTATTGGATTGACAAGCACGGACACACCACAGTTGTAGGGCTTCAGCGCACATTAGGTCACTACATTGACTCATTCGCTTTCGGCTCTCCATTGGAAATCAGACACGACAATGACGCATTTTGGCACATCGCCAACCAATGGGTATATCCCCGAATCAAGGTGACTGACACAATCAAGCGCAACGGATACACAACGTATGCCTATGGCGCTCACCCCGTGACTATGTTTCAGCAGTTGCTCACCAACCCCAAGGCTGAAACTCTGATGAAAGCCGGAGAGGGAGGGTTGTTCCGCTACCTCTGCCACCACCCTAAAGAGGTTGACAAATATTGGGACACAATCAAGGTGGCACGCAGGGCAGGTTACAAGATTGACGACCCGCAGATGTGGTTTGACTACATCAAGATGTTGGATAGAATGGGCAGAGACCTCCATTCCCCCACGTTGGTAGCGCCAAAAGACCTTAAAGCCGTACACGATGAATATGTGGCAAAGGCTGAACGTCAGCGTATCAAGGAGCAGAGAGAGAAAGACCGCAAGAGAGCGGAGGAAGATGAAGCCAAGTTTGAGGAACTCAAAGGCAGATACACCGGATTGGTGATGACAGACGGAGAAATCGTTGTCCATACCCTCAACTCCGTAGCCGAGTATTACGATGAGGGAAGCCGTCAGCACATCTGCGTAGGTTCATCATCCTACTACCTCAAAGAGAACACATTGGTATTCACCGCCAAAATCAAGGACAAGACAATCGCCACGATTGAAATCTCCCTCAAAGACTACTCAATCATTCAATGCAGGGCATTTGCCAACAAGGTCTGCCAATATCAAGACCGCATTGCCCAAATCATCAGCGACAATATCAAGATGATAGCCGAGAGAAAGAGAGCATAA
- a CDS encoding PcfK-like family protein, with translation MATMLKSNDTAIAVMQQMLQERCIAEPSFAIKMANPSKSMEGAVNYLCSQIQKSGLCVVDDTTVMNLLVHYFDENEIEEGGKVNCNIVVGKPELSEEDKANLKEQAMEQYKEEQLREIRRQNQPKATAPKHTTAPKAGEEINVQPNLFGDDF, from the coding sequence ATGGCTACAATGTTGAAATCAAACGACACTGCAATCGCAGTAATGCAGCAGATGCTCCAAGAGCGTTGCATCGCAGAACCCTCATTCGCTATCAAAATGGCGAACCCCTCAAAGTCAATGGAGGGAGCTGTCAACTATCTGTGTTCCCAAATCCAAAAGAGCGGTCTGTGTGTGGTGGATGACACTACCGTGATGAACCTATTGGTACATTACTTTGACGAGAACGAGATTGAGGAGGGAGGAAAGGTCAACTGCAACATCGTTGTAGGTAAGCCGGAACTCTCCGAGGAAGACAAAGCCAATCTCAAGGAACAGGCTATGGAGCAGTACAAGGAAGAACAACTCCGAGAAATCCGCAGGCAGAACCAGCCAAAGGCAACCGCACCCAAGCACACCACCGCACCGAAAGCAGGTGAGGAAATCAATGTTCAACCCAATCTCTTCGGAGATGACTTCTAA